A genomic window from Ruminiclostridium cellulolyticum H10 includes:
- a CDS encoding beta-ketoacyl synthase N-terminal-like domain-containing protein, with translation MKKVVITGMSLMSILANDKKGHQDIIKLDQMPENKFPISYWDNYFDGEVGSIPFFEPKEFIKNPKSIKFMSRQTILGCTAVAQVIRDAEIDDNQLQKKQFENSLIWGAGVSDSIFPLLPAVIDCIRDDGCIDYKSLGEDGYRNLPPLWILKKLPNTTAGQISVQNCIRGLNYTVVNGPLSGILAFSMAFEHIQSCRSNFTICGAAEERTHSDYIYYLKEKGVISLSTNGLMPFDEQSDGGYIAEGASAFILEDEDSACERGARVYAQVLACSNRYLPHFTDSGYEYAALKFEKCMRTALENAGITAEDIDFIQTSACGDKRLDFPEALAIRSIFGNKVPITSCSSYSGYTLGASGVVSLSYAIMQMEQNLVLPMRKTENKFLEDELNYVVERLQRHKNNYVLINSFSYMGDACSVVLKRGGVK, from the coding sequence ATGAAGAAAGTTGTTATTACTGGAATGAGTTTAATGAGCATTCTGGCAAACGATAAAAAGGGGCACCAAGATATTATTAAACTTGATCAGATGCCCGAAAATAAATTCCCAATAAGCTATTGGGATAATTATTTTGATGGAGAAGTAGGGAGTATACCTTTTTTTGAACCTAAAGAATTCATAAAGAATCCTAAGTCTATAAAATTTATGAGCAGGCAAACTATTTTGGGGTGTACTGCAGTGGCACAGGTAATACGAGATGCTGAAATTGACGATAATCAACTTCAAAAAAAACAATTTGAAAATTCTTTGATTTGGGGGGCCGGTGTTAGCGATAGTATTTTTCCTTTACTTCCAGCTGTTATTGATTGTATTCGAGATGACGGATGCATTGACTATAAGAGCTTGGGAGAGGATGGTTATCGTAATTTACCACCGTTATGGATTCTTAAAAAGCTTCCGAATACTACGGCTGGACAAATATCTGTACAGAATTGTATCAGAGGATTAAATTATACAGTAGTAAATGGACCGTTAAGTGGTATATTAGCGTTTTCTATGGCATTCGAACATATACAAAGTTGCAGGAGCAATTTCACTATATGTGGAGCGGCAGAAGAGCGAACTCATTCAGATTATATTTATTATCTAAAAGAGAAGGGAGTAATATCACTCTCAACAAACGGTTTAATGCCATTTGATGAACAAAGTGACGGGGGTTATATTGCAGAAGGTGCTTCGGCATTCATCCTTGAGGATGAAGATTCGGCTTGTGAAAGAGGTGCAAGAGTGTACGCTCAAGTTTTGGCGTGCAGCAATAGATACTTGCCTCACTTTACAGATAGTGGATATGAATATGCTGCATTAAAGTTTGAAAAATGTATGCGTACTGCTTTAGAAAATGCAGGAATAACTGCGGAGGACATTGACTTTATTCAGACAAGTGCCTGTGGAGATAAAAGACTGGATTTTCCAGAGGCTTTGGCTATAAGAAGTATATTTGGGAACAAAGTACCTATTACGTCATGTTCATCTTATTCTGGATACACTCTTGGAGCTTCAGGAGTTGTATCGCTATCTTATGCAATAATGCAAATGGAACAAAATTTAGTTTTACCAATGAGAAAAACAGAAAATAAATTCTTAGAAGATGAATTAAACTATGTCGTTGAGCGTTTACAACGGCATAAGAATAATTATGTTTTGATCAATTCGTTTAGCTATATGGGTGATGCTTGTAGTGTAGTCCTAAAACGGGGAGGTGTAAAATGA